One Cottoperca gobio chromosome 23, fCotGob3.1, whole genome shotgun sequence genomic region harbors:
- the slc38a4 gene encoding sodium-coupled neutral amino acid transporter 4, protein MPGAVDRMELRKVSTEADVRQHRQPGRTVFTEPIDAEKATIDSQFMDDNEDGESQKFLSNGLMKKKKYEEYHEEYHPGHTSFGMSVFNLSNAIMGSGILGLSYAMANTGIVLFSILLLAVAILSLYSVHLLLMTAKEGGSLIYEKLGERAFGWPGKMAAFGSIIMQNIGAMSSYLFIVKYELPEVIRAFLGLEEISGEWYLNGNYLVVFVSIGIILPLSLLKNLGYLGYTSGFSLSCMVFFLCVMIYKKTQLPCPLPFFSHHMSNLSMNASDLPGLHPTPNSSAHMDFSRADVSPAMLGSHDAHHSIGVHVEPHPDDEEMCTPKYFVFNSQTAYTVPILAFAFVCHPEVLPIYSELKDRTRKKMQNVSNLSILTMLVMYMMSALFGYLTFYNNVEAELLHTFTKVYKFDTMLLLVRLAVLTAVTLTVPIVLFPIRSSINTLLFSGREFNWTRHLLIASAILAFNNMLVIFVPTIRDIFGFIGSSSATMLIFILPAAFYIRLVKSVPFRSPQKIGATVFLIVGVIFMIGSLSLIVLDWVHNPPGSSQAH, encoded by the exons ATGCCGGGAGCCGTGGATCGTATGGAGCTGAGGAAAGTCTCCACAGAGGCCGATGTAAGACAGCACCGACAGCCTGGACGGACCGTCTTCACGGAGCCCATCGACGCTGAGAAGGCCACCATCGACAG TCAGTTTATGGATGACAATGAGGACGGAGAAAGCCAGAAGTTCCTGTCAAATGGattgatgaagaagaagaaatatgagGAATACCATGAAGAATAT CATCCCGGCCACACCTCCTTCGGGATGTCCGTCTTCAATTTGAGCAACGCCATCATGGGCAGCGGCATCCTGGGCCTGTCCTACGCCATGGCCAACACCGGCATCGTGCTCTTCTC AATCCTCCTCCTCGCTGTGGCCATCCTCTCCTTATATTCTGTGCATCTGCTGCTCATGACAGCTAAAGAAGGAG GATCCCTCATCTATGAGAAGCTGGGGGAGAGAGCATTTGGTTGGCCTGGGAAAATGGCTGCATTCGGATCCATAATTATGCAGAATATTGGAG CCATGTCCAGCTACCTCTTCATCGTCAAGTACGAGCTGCCCGAAGTCATCCGAGCCTTCTTGGGTTTAGAGGAAATCTCTGG tgagtggTACTTGAACGGGAACTACCTGGTGGTGTTCGTGTCCATCGGCATtattctgcctctgtctctgctgAAGAATCTGG GCTACCTGGGCTACACCAGCGGCTTTTCACTGTCCTGCATGGTCTTCTTCCTGTGTGTG ATGATCTACAAGAAGACTCAGCTGCCCTGccctcttcctttcttctcccACCACATGTCCAACCTCAGCATGAACGCCTCCGATCTTCCCGGGTTGCACCCGACGCCGAACAGCTCGGCTCACATGGACTTCTCTCGCGCAGACGTTTCTCCGGCGATGCTCGGCAGCCACGACGCTCATCACTCCATCGGTGTCCACGTCGAGCCGCACCCCGACGACGAGGAGATGTGCACGCCCAAATACTTTGTCTTCAACTCGCAG ACGGCGTACACCGTGCCCATCCTGGCCTTCGCCTTCGTCTGCCATCCTGAAGTCCTGCCTATCTACAGCGAGCTGAAAGA TCGCACCAGGAAGAAGATGCAGAACGTCTCCAACTTGTCCATCTTGACTATGCTCGTCATGTACATGATGTCTGCGCTGTTTGGCTACCTCACCTTTTACA ACAACGTGGAGGCCGAGCTGCTCCACACCTTCACTAAGGTGTATAAGTTTGACACCATGTTGCTGCTGGTGCGTCTGGCTGTACTCACGGCCGTCACGCTGACGGTCCCCATCGTGCTGTTCCCT ATCCGCTCCTCCATCAATACGCTGCTGTTCAGCGGTCGAGAGTTCAACTGGACTCGCCACTTGCTGATTGCCTCCGCCATCCTGGCCTTCAACAACATGTTGGTCATCTTCGTCCCCACCATCAGGGACATCTTCGGCTTCATTG GCTCTTCTTCAGCCACGATGCTCATCTTCATCCTCCCTGCGGCCTTTTACATCCGCCTGGTGAAGTCGGTGCCGTTCCGCTCCCCACAGAAAATCGGG gCGACTGTCTTCCTCATCGTGGGCGTCATCTTCATGATTGGCAGCTTGTCACTCATTGTCCTCGACTGGGTCCACAACCCCCCAGGCTCCAGCCAGGCTCactaa